One window of Pirellulales bacterium genomic DNA carries:
- a CDS encoding WD40 repeat domain-containing protein, whose amino-acid sequence MKHFTLSQLFHGIALLALTFALVRAEGCGTAFTRIGALSFSPDGKRLAVVKLNWRDANVSLKGYAADILRTLSIVDVEKAIPTEVVDRAFVAGNQGPAFAILRQCPDSLAFSADGKRLFFLDFEATKIRVCDLSSKTTNTFFEFGPQAGNLQFALSPDRAVVAQEDWGNGVVLLGADDAKQIAKAPNITIFSPFRSGISLSSDNHWLAIREQDKVNLYEVEAQLLATGHLACTGGFAFAPGTEQLAVANGSNITLSNLVTKNERNLAFGQEINNVRFVGDGRVIVATEQELILLDVTTGDVAGRLKHEQWVTAIASSPDAQTVAIGDNRGNVVLWNVKTGRSSRFRAPGRSGYPWTLPAGLLVVAVSYYYYAWKRRRA is encoded by the coding sequence ATGAAACACTTCACGCTTTCTCAATTGTTCCATGGCATAGCGCTGCTGGCACTTACCTTTGCCCTGGTACGTGCCGAAGGATGTGGTACGGCGTTTACAAGAATTGGCGCGTTATCGTTTTCTCCTGATGGCAAGCGGCTCGCCGTCGTAAAACTCAATTGGCGGGACGCAAATGTGTCTTTGAAGGGGTACGCTGCCGACATATTGCGGACGCTCAGCATCGTCGATGTTGAAAAGGCCATTCCGACAGAAGTCGTTGATCGCGCCTTCGTTGCTGGCAACCAGGGGCCAGCATTTGCGATTCTAAGGCAATGTCCCGACTCGCTTGCTTTCAGTGCAGACGGAAAACGGTTGTTTTTCCTTGATTTTGAGGCCACCAAGATTCGCGTCTGTGATTTAAGTTCGAAAACAACAAACACATTTTTTGAGTTTGGCCCGCAGGCCGGGAATCTGCAATTCGCGCTGTCGCCTGATCGCGCGGTTGTCGCGCAGGAGGACTGGGGCAACGGTGTTGTTCTACTTGGCGCGGACGATGCAAAACAGATTGCGAAAGCCCCCAACATCACCATCTTCAGTCCTTTCAGGTCCGGCATCAGCCTATCCTCGGACAACCACTGGCTGGCGATACGCGAACAGGACAAGGTGAATCTCTACGAAGTGGAGGCACAATTGCTCGCGACAGGGCATCTTGCATGCACCGGCGGTTTTGCCTTCGCCCCAGGTACCGAACAATTGGCGGTCGCGAATGGTAGCAACATAACGCTTTCTAATCTTGTTACGAAAAATGAGCGCAATCTGGCTTTCGGCCAGGAAATTAATAATGTCCGGTTTGTGGGCGACGGCAGAGTTATCGTCGCAACCGAGCAGGAGTTGATTTTGCTAGATGTCACCACAGGCGACGTGGCTGGGCGGCTTAAGCACGAACAGTGGGTTACGGCGATTGCATCTTCTCCCGATGCCCAAACCGTTGCAATTGGCGACAATCGTGGGAACGTCGTCCTGTGGAATGTGAAGACCGGTCGGTCGTCACGTTTTCGAGCCCCAGGCAGGAGTGGCTATCCGTGGACGCTACCGGCTGGACTGCTGGTGGTAGCAGTCAGCTACTACTATTACGCCTGGAAGAGGCGGCGAGCTTGA
- a CDS encoding DUF1501 domain-containing protein codes for MLNILGGMQQVCGGVTRRQMLQATGAGLFGLHLNKIWAAEAAGLAAGQTASAIPVRAKSVIFLFLFGGPSQYETFDLKPDAPSKIRGPFNPIAAKTPGLLISEHLPRLASVSDKLCVVRSMTHTYNDHSTAGHYIQTGHPWHVPIGGGFNATEKDWPAMGSVVEHVDQHAPGRGQRDIPSYVYLPNRLGHMENYSTKLDRPGQYAGWLGRGYDALATDIRKRDDKDNPYFRDCTDEDLDFRIKGLAADQSLSIDRLNGRRTLLEQFDDQRRRLDHDAFALPYQRFQERALSLVTSEKTRHALDIRQEPAALRDRYGRHLFGQSTLLARRLVEAGSRFVTVAWDAVDGYSWDSHVHSDDVRKHLLPGLDSALATLVEDLAERGMLDETLIVCLGEMGRTPAATGNWGRGHWSTLFPAVLAGGGIRGGIVYGQSDKDGALPQQHPTSPEDLACTVYHALGIDHEMRVRDPQGRPTAIVDGGRPLVELFG; via the coding sequence ATGCTCAACATCCTCGGCGGAATGCAGCAGGTCTGCGGCGGCGTCACGCGGCGACAGATGTTGCAGGCCACGGGCGCAGGCCTGTTCGGGCTGCATCTCAATAAGATCTGGGCAGCCGAGGCGGCTGGACTAGCCGCCGGGCAAACCGCCTCGGCGATTCCGGTGCGGGCCAAGAGCGTCATCTTTCTGTTCCTCTTTGGCGGCCCCAGCCAGTACGAAACCTTCGACCTGAAGCCGGACGCCCCGTCGAAAATTCGCGGCCCCTTCAATCCGATCGCGGCGAAAACTCCCGGCTTGCTCATTTCCGAGCACTTGCCGCGTCTAGCCAGCGTCAGCGACAAGCTGTGCGTCGTCCGCAGCATGACGCACACCTACAACGACCACAGCACGGCCGGACATTACATCCAGACCGGACATCCTTGGCACGTGCCGATTGGCGGCGGATTCAATGCCACCGAAAAAGACTGGCCCGCCATGGGCTCGGTCGTCGAGCATGTCGACCAGCATGCTCCAGGCCGTGGCCAGCGCGATATCCCCAGCTACGTCTATCTCCCCAATCGCCTTGGGCATATGGAGAACTACAGCACCAAGCTGGACCGGCCTGGCCAATACGCAGGCTGGCTAGGGCGAGGATACGACGCGCTGGCAACCGACATTCGCAAACGCGACGACAAAGACAATCCCTACTTCCGCGACTGCACCGACGAAGATCTCGACTTCCGCATCAAGGGGCTGGCCGCAGACCAAAGTCTGTCGATCGACCGCTTGAATGGTCGGAGGACTTTGCTCGAGCAGTTCGACGATCAGCGCCGTCGCCTGGACCACGACGCTTTCGCCCTTCCCTATCAGCGTTTTCAAGAGCGTGCTTTGTCGCTTGTCACTTCGGAAAAGACCCGGCACGCACTCGACATTCGCCAAGAGCCCGCCGCGCTACGCGATCGTTATGGGCGCCACTTATTCGGGCAGTCGACGCTCTTAGCCCGGCGGCTCGTCGAGGCCGGTTCACGATTCGTGACCGTCGCCTGGGACGCGGTCGACGGCTACAGCTGGGATTCCCACGTACACAGCGACGACGTTCGCAAGCATCTGCTGCCGGGGCTCGACTCGGCCCTGGCAACGTTGGTCGAAGACCTCGCCGAGCGCGGCATGCTCGACGAGACCTTGATCGTCTGCCTGGGCGAAATGGGACGCACACCCGCGGCCACTGGCAATTGGGGGCGCGGACATTGGAGCACCTTGTTCCCTGCGGTCTTGGCCGGCGGTGGCATTCGTGGCGGAATCGTCTACGGCCAATCGGACAAGGACGGCGCCCTGCCACAACAGCATCCGACCAGCCCCGAAGATCTGGCCTGCACCGTGTACCACGCACTGGGCATCGACCACGAAATGCGCGTCCGCGATCCACAGGGCCGGCCCACGGCGATCGTCGACGGCGGGCGACCGCTGGTCGAACTGTTCGGTTAA
- a CDS encoding PSD1 and planctomycete cytochrome C domain-containing protein — protein MVRISVRFAALSLLLLVATARAEPPTAADIEFFESQVRPVLVARCYKCHSQDAENLRGSLLLDSRPGWMAGGDSGPSIVPGDPDASLLIRALKYDGDVQMPPEGKLPEPEIAVLTEWVKRGVPDPREAKPAGKAKRTIDLAKERQHWAFQPLAAAPTPYVADPAWCRTPLDRFIVARLNEKQIAPNPIADRGTLIRRAYFDLIGLPPKPEEVEAFVADLAPDAYERLIDRLLDSPHYGERWARHWLDLARFAESHGFEHDYDRLSAYHYRDFVIKALNQDLPYDTFVKWQIAGDEYEPENPLALMATGFLAAGVHSTQITKNQVEKERYDELDDMSATIGTAMLGLTIGCARCHDHKFDPIPTADYYRLLSTFTTAVRSEVELNLDRENFDRARTAFDREHAPLVDALAQFEANELPARFEAWLTAHAAPTAPVSSGSDAASSTKAPGTPPTTTVWQILDLSEAKAQSSVPLTALDDGSLLAGGKPTDNDTYTFVARTDQRNITGLRLEALVDDTFPKRGPGRASNGNFALSDIQVTAASADREKDVVPVRLATARATFEQPKLPVAAAIDDDKTSSWAVDGQIGKDQAAAFDFATPIGFEAGTVLTITLKFEGNKEHAIGRPRVALSTAAAPLALDAPSGRQNAGEIAALLSRSGTTTPTSEARAAMLNWYRRLDDGWRQRDRAVREHAALAPQPTLTKVLITSEGLPAVRLHTQGGDFLDQTHFLERGDPNRKKEIASQSFLQVLMPSADAERTWQSSPPQGWRTSYRRRALAEWITDRQRGGGPLLARVIVNRLWQHHVGRGIVATPSDFGTQGDRPTHPELLEYLAEELIAGGWRLKPIHRLIMTSAAYMQGTQADEARAKIDPDNKLFWRRPRVRLEAEVIRDAILADGGILDETMFGPGTLDDHQRRRSIYFTVKRSKLISMMVLFDAPDGLQAIGARASTTIAPQALLLLNNAQVREAARALAASIAEPAGTNQDAPWNDAVRRAYLVALSRQPTAEEAADAAQFLEDQSKLYAADGQAEKRLAALADFCQVLFGLNEFVYVD, from the coding sequence ATGGTTCGAATTTCCGTTCGTTTTGCCGCGCTCTCGCTCCTGCTGCTCGTGGCCACCGCGCGCGCCGAGCCCCCCACGGCGGCTGATATCGAATTCTTCGAAAGCCAGGTCCGGCCGGTGCTGGTCGCCCGCTGCTACAAATGCCACTCGCAAGACGCCGAAAATCTGCGCGGCAGTCTGCTGTTGGATAGCCGCCCCGGCTGGATGGCAGGCGGCGATTCCGGCCCGTCGATCGTGCCCGGCGATCCTGACGCCAGCTTGCTGATCAGGGCGCTGAAGTACGACGGCGACGTGCAGATGCCCCCCGAGGGGAAGCTGCCCGAGCCCGAGATCGCGGTTCTCACCGAGTGGGTCAAGCGTGGTGTGCCCGATCCACGCGAGGCAAAACCGGCCGGCAAGGCCAAGCGAACCATCGATCTGGCGAAGGAGCGTCAGCACTGGGCCTTTCAGCCGCTCGCCGCCGCCCCGACTCCGTACGTAGCTGATCCGGCCTGGTGCCGCACGCCGCTCGATCGTTTCATCGTCGCGCGGTTAAACGAAAAGCAGATCGCTCCGAACCCGATCGCCGACAGAGGGACGCTGATCCGCCGCGCGTACTTTGACCTGATCGGCCTGCCGCCGAAGCCGGAAGAGGTCGAGGCCTTCGTCGCCGATCTCGCGCCCGATGCTTACGAGCGCCTGATCGATCGGTTGCTCGACAGCCCGCATTATGGCGAACGTTGGGCACGGCACTGGCTCGACCTGGCGCGCTTTGCCGAAAGCCACGGCTTCGAGCACGACTACGATCGCCTCAGCGCCTATCACTATCGCGACTTCGTCATCAAGGCGTTGAACCAGGACCTGCCTTACGACACGTTTGTAAAGTGGCAGATCGCCGGAGACGAGTACGAACCAGAGAATCCGCTGGCGCTGATGGCCACTGGCTTCCTGGCGGCCGGCGTTCACAGCACGCAAATCACGAAGAACCAGGTCGAGAAGGAACGCTACGACGAGCTCGACGATATGTCGGCCACGATTGGCACCGCGATGCTGGGTCTGACGATCGGCTGTGCGCGCTGCCACGACCACAAGTTCGACCCGATTCCGACCGCCGATTACTACCGGCTGTTGTCGACATTCACCACGGCGGTGCGAAGCGAGGTCGAGCTGAATCTCGATCGCGAGAACTTCGATCGGGCCCGCACGGCCTTCGATCGCGAGCATGCGCCGCTCGTCGACGCGCTCGCGCAGTTCGAAGCGAATGAATTGCCGGCCCGCTTCGAGGCCTGGCTAACGGCCCACGCGGCGCCGACTGCGCCGGTATCCTCGGGTTCTGATGCAGCATCCAGCACGAAGGCACCTGGTACGCCGCCAACAACCACGGTCTGGCAGATTCTCGACCTCTCCGAGGCCAAGGCACAATCCAGCGTGCCGCTGACGGCGCTCGACGATGGTTCGCTATTGGCCGGCGGCAAGCCGACGGACAACGACACCTACACGTTCGTCGCCCGCACGGATCAGCGAAATATCACCGGCCTGCGACTCGAGGCGCTCGTCGACGACACATTCCCCAAGCGTGGTCCGGGACGCGCGTCGAATGGCAATTTCGCGCTATCGGATATCCAGGTCACGGCCGCGTCCGCCGATCGCGAGAAGGACGTCGTGCCGGTCAGGCTCGCCACGGCCCGTGCGACGTTCGAGCAGCCGAAGTTGCCTGTCGCGGCCGCGATCGACGACGACAAGACATCGTCCTGGGCTGTCGATGGTCAAATCGGCAAGGACCAGGCGGCGGCGTTCGATTTCGCCACGCCCATCGGCTTCGAAGCCGGCACCGTGCTAACTATCACGCTGAAGTTCGAAGGAAACAAAGAGCACGCGATCGGCCGACCGAGAGTGGCCCTTTCAACGGCCGCGGCGCCCTTGGCGCTCGACGCACCCAGCGGCCGACAAAACGCCGGCGAAATTGCTGCTCTACTGTCGCGTTCCGGAACAACAACGCCAACGTCCGAAGCACGCGCCGCGATGCTCAATTGGTATCGCCGGCTCGACGACGGCTGGCGCCAGCGAGACCGCGCGGTGCGCGAACACGCCGCCCTCGCGCCGCAACCGACGCTGACCAAGGTCCTGATCACCAGCGAAGGTCTGCCGGCCGTTCGCCTACACACACAGGGAGGTGACTTTCTGGATCAGACGCACTTCCTCGAACGGGGCGATCCGAACCGCAAGAAAGAGATCGCCTCGCAAAGCTTCTTGCAAGTTCTCATGCCCTCGGCCGACGCCGAGCGAACCTGGCAGAGCTCGCCCCCGCAAGGATGGCGTACGTCTTACCGCCGCCGGGCACTGGCCGAATGGATCACCGATCGCCAGCGTGGCGGCGGACCGCTGCTGGCCCGCGTGATTGTTAATCGCCTCTGGCAACATCACGTGGGTCGTGGCATCGTCGCCACTCCCAGCGACTTCGGCACGCAAGGCGATCGGCCGACGCATCCCGAGTTGCTCGAATATCTGGCCGAGGAATTGATCGCGGGCGGGTGGCGGCTCAAGCCGATTCACCGCTTGATTATGACCAGTGCCGCCTACATGCAAGGGACGCAAGCGGACGAAGCACGCGCCAAGATCGACCCCGATAACAAGCTCTTCTGGCGGCGGCCGCGCGTACGGCTCGAAGCCGAGGTGATCCGCGATGCGATCCTGGCGGACGGCGGCATCCTGGATGAAACGATGTTCGGGCCGGGCACGCTCGACGACCATCAGCGCCGCCGCAGCATCTATTTCACAGTTAAACGCAGTAAGCTGATCTCGATGATGGTCCTGTTCGATGCGCCGGACGGTTTGCAAGCGATCGGCGCCCGCGCTAGTACGACGATCGCGCCGCAGGCGCTGCTGCTCTTGAACAACGCCCAAGTGCGCGAAGCGGCACGAGCTTTAGCCGCATCCATTGCCGAGCCAGCCGGGACGAATCAAGACGCCCCTTGGAATGACGCCGTGCGGCGCGCTTACCTGGTGGCGCTCTCGCGGCAGCCCACCGCGGAAGAGGCGGCCGACGCGGCACAATTCCTGGAAGACCAAAGCAAGCTTTACGCCGCCGACGGGCAAGCGGAAAAGCGTCTGGCGGCCTTGGCCGATTTCTGTCAGGTGCTGTTTGGATTGAACGAATTCGTCTACGTCGATTAG
- a CDS encoding GNAT family N-acetyltransferase, producing the protein MEIPFSHGLLRPWQWEDATALVALANNRRVSLNMRDAFPYPYTTDDADRWLTVANKYDPPRNFAVVVDGSPAGGLGLVLREDVYRRSAEIGYWLGEPYWGRGIMTTAVQAAVEYAFATFDICRLFAGVFDGNAASGRVLEKAGFTLEARLRKVITKGDRTADELVYAIVR; encoded by the coding sequence ATGGAAATCCCCTTCTCACACGGCCTGTTACGCCCCTGGCAATGGGAGGACGCCACGGCCCTAGTGGCGCTGGCGAACAACCGCCGCGTTTCGCTAAACATGCGGGACGCCTTTCCCTATCCGTATACAACCGACGATGCCGATCGGTGGCTGACCGTGGCCAACAAATACGACCCGCCGCGCAACTTTGCCGTGGTGGTCGACGGTTCACCGGCTGGAGGACTGGGGCTGGTGCTGCGGGAGGACGTCTACCGCCGCTCGGCCGAAATCGGTTACTGGCTGGGGGAGCCCTACTGGGGGCGCGGCATCATGACCACGGCCGTACAGGCGGCCGTCGAATATGCCTTCGCGACCTTTGATATTTGCCGGCTGTTTGCCGGAGTGTTCGATGGCAACGCGGCCAGTGGTCGTGTTCTGGAAAAGGCTGGCTTCACGCTGGAAGCCCGACTGCGCAAAGTGATCACCAAGGGGGATCGGACGGCAGATGAGCTAGTGTATGCGATCGTGCGGTAG